The Ralstonia pseudosolanacearum genome includes the window TCGATCACGTAGCTGCCGCGCTTGAAGACGTAGGTCTTGGCCAGCTTGGCGCCGCCCTTGTCGGCGGTGAGCGTGAGCGAGACTTCGCCGCCGGCGCCCAGGTCACGCGGGCCGGCGGACGCCGCGAACACCGTGGTGTGGTTCGGGAAATCGCCGCCGATCAGGCCCGAGCGCGCCAGATAGTTCCGCTCCAGGCTATGGTCGAACAGCACCATCGGGTTGCCGTCGTGGTCCTTCTGCGTCAGCAGCTCGAGCTTGGTGACGACGGCACCGGCCGTATCCACCGTCGCGCGGATCACGTCCGTCGTGATGACGATCTTTTCCGAAGCCGGCGTCTGCGAGACAGCACCGGTGGCCGGGGCCGCCTGGCTGCCGGCGGCGGCCGGCGCAGCGGCCTGGGGCACATCGCCCGCGGGCGTACCGCCCGGTGCGGCGGCGGTCGTGGTGGCCGTCTGCGGCGTCGGGAAGAACATCGACTGGTGGCCGTTCGCGCGTTGCCAGTTGTCGAACAGCAGGACAACCGACAGCGAGAAGATCACCCAGAGAATGGTGCGTTTGATATCCATGTCGGATTACGGTCTGGGAAGGTGAATCGACGGCCGCGCGGCCGGTGCGTCGGCTGCGGTCGTCTCGGCCGATGCGGAATCGGTGGAGCGCAGCGCAGCGTCGCCAGCGGCGGGCGGCACAGGATCATACCCGCCTTGCGCGAACGGATGACAGCGGCACAGGCGTTTTGCCGCAAGGTAGCTGCCGAGCGCCGGCCCGTGGGTGAGCACGGCGTCGCGCGCGTAGTCGGAGCAGGTCGGCAGGAAGCGGCATTGCGCGCCGACGAAGGGGCTGAACGCCACCTTGTAGACACGCAGCAGGAACAGCAGCACGCGCGTCACGGCGCGGCTCCGTCGGAGGGCGCCGGCGCAGCGGCAGGGCCGGGCACCGGTGGCGCGGGCAGCGGGCGCGCCGCGATCTCGAACAGGTACGAGAGCTCTTCCCGGCAGAGGCGCTTGAAGGCGGCCACGGTGGGCACGTCTTCGCGCGGAAACTTGGTCTGCAGGCGGATCAGCACGTCGCGGCCGCCCAGGGCAGCCTGCCGCAAGCGGAACAGCTCGCGGCACTGACGCTTGAT containing:
- the yidD gene encoding membrane protein insertion efficiency factor YidD, with the protein product MTRVLLFLLRVYKVAFSPFVGAQCRFLPTCSDYARDAVLTHGPALGSYLAAKRLCRCHPFAQGGYDPVPPAAGDAALRSTDSASAETTAADAPAARPSIHLPRP
- the rnpA gene encoding ribonuclease P protein component, with product MGPHAYPKAARLVKTDEFSSVFALRPVRRSRHFVLYVRANGHPQARLGVVIGKKFARRAVERNLIKRQCRELFRLRQAALGGRDVLIRLQTKFPREDVPTVAAFKRLCREELSYLFEIAARPLPAPPVPGPAAAPAPSDGAAP